CGGCAAAAAATGACGTGCCGTCGTTCGCGCGAGCCACCGACCGGCTCCAGAATTCGCTTTCGGCGATGCTCACCGGCGGACCCAAGGGCAGACCCCGCATTCGCTGTGGATCGATGCGCACCATCGAGCCCGGCGCGCTCGCCCAAACGGTGCCGTTTGCGTCGACCGTTAAACCATCGACGTTTCCGGGCACGCCGTCGGACTGGTCCATGTGACGAACGGTCATGCTTCCGTCGGACCATTCCGTGAGCACGTTCAGCGGACCGCCGATGGCGCCGGCCCAAATGCGGCGGCTTTGGTCCTCTGCGAGCGAACTCATGGTTCCGGCTCCAAGCGACCCGAGGTTGCCGTCGTCGTGAACGAAGCGCGTGACCAAACCGGTCTCGGGATCGATGCGATTGAGACCGTTGGCCGTGCCCGCCCAGATCCGGCCGTCGATATCTTCGTAGAGCACCGTCACGAAATCGTTCGAAATGGAACGCGGTCCGGAGCCGCGCCGGAAACGCGTCACCTTCCCGCTTCGCTGGTCCCATTCCGTGACGCCCGAGCTGGAGCCCGCCCACAGGCGATCTCCGTCTTGCAGCAGCGAAAAGCTTCGGCGCACCTGCTGATATTCACCGGACGGACATTCGATTGCCGCTTGCGCGGCCTGAAGCCGGCAAACGCCCGCGATCGTACCGATCAGCAGCGTACCGTTACTCTGAGCTAACGCCGATATGCTCGGGCGATCGGGAACGCTCAACGCGCCGCCGGCGCCGCTGCGCGGATCGAAGCGCACGACGTCGTGCGACCCACCAGCCCAAAGTGCGCCGTCGCGCCCGGCTGCGACCGCGCGCACTCCCAAGTTACCGACGCCAAGAATATCGCTCGACGACAGCTCGTAGATACCGCGATTGAGCGGATTGTGCGCGAGCAATCCGCCGGGGCCGTTAGCAATCCAAATCAAACCCGATCGGTCACGCACAAACTGCCACACGTCGCCCGGCATGTACCCGCTCGGGTTCGCGCGATCGACCGTAACGCGATGAACGCGGCTCGCCGCCGCATCGATAATCGATATCGCTCCGCCGGTACCCGCCCAGATCTTTCCGGGTGTCGCTTCGATCAACGTCCATTGCTCGCCCGGAGCCAGCGACGCATCGCCGTTCGACGCGTACGTCGTTACCGAGCGCCGGTCGGCTGCGATCGCGTAGACCGCGTTCACGGCCCCCGCCCACATGCGACCGCGCACGTCCTCGTACAAGCTAAAGAAGGTTCCCGGATTGTTACGCTCGCCCGCATTGGTGACGAATCGCCGAAACGTGCGCGCTCCCGCGGGGCGATAAAACAGTCCGCGCACCGTCGCGACCCAAATCGCGCCGTTTCGATCGGTACGAATCGCCTCTACGCGCCGATCGCCCTCGCCACCCGACCCGAGCGGCTCGCACGCGAAAACACCGCTCTGCGGATCGAACGAGTCGAGCCCGGCATCGCCGCCGATCCAGAGCCGGCTCCCAACGCGCGCGAGCGCGATAACGGCCGAGCTCCTGGGACCGCGTACGCCCTTTCCGTCGGGCGCCCAGTTCGTGAACGTTCCCGACGTTTCGTCGAGGCTGGTCAGCCCGTTGGAGGCGGTTCCGATCCACAGCCGCGGGCCGTCGGCCAGCAACGCCTCCACGCCCGCAGGAGCGGCCGCGTAGCCGGCTCCCGGCGTAAATGGGACAAACGCATACCCGTCGTAGCGTGCCAATCCGCCCGGCGTACCGACCCACAGAAACCCCGCTTCATCTTGTGCGACCGCGTACACGGCGGGTTGCGGCAGCCCTTGCGCCTCAATTCGGGTGAAGACCGGGTCGGCAATAGTCGCCCACGGCGACTCCGCCCGGACCGCGCCGCAGCCCAGGAAAACAAAAAGGACGAACGCCGTGAATACGCGCCCCATGACCCGTCGTTTTCTACGGCGGCCCAGTATAGCCCGGCTTGTACGGTCCTTCGAAACCGTTGGGCATGACCGGCAACGGACGTGGCGGCCGCGTGAAGTCGAAGTCCGCGCGAAGGTCGCCTAGCTGGGGCGCGTTTTCGGGAACGGTCGGACGCGCATCGGGACGGCCGTCGGTTTTCGGATCGATCCGTTCGCCGTCGAGGAAATCGTCTTCGATGAATTTCACGTAGGCGTCGTGGCTGAGCGTTTGGTGATCGACGAAACCCTTACGCGCATAGGCACTGATGACCAATGCCGGCACGCGCAATCCATAGCCGAACGTATTGACGTCGGGCGGCACGACGTGGTCGTAGAAACCGCCCCAGTCGTCCCAGCTCAAAAAGATCGCGGTGGAATCCCAATACTTGCTGCGCGCGATGGCGTTCACGATGCCCGCGACGTAGGCTTGACCGGCGCTCAGCAATCCCGGAGGATGTTCGCTGTAGCGATTTGACGGCGCCAGCCAAACCACCGACGGCAGATTCCCATTAGCGAGATCTCTAAAAAACAACGACGTGTCCTTGATGTTGCCGAGCTCGCCGTCTTCTTTCACGTCGACGAACGCCGGAAGCGGATTCCAAATGCTCGGCGTTCGTGCCGTTTGCGGTTTGAGCTTGCAGCTCGCCTGATCGCCGTCGCAGTCGGGCTCGAATCCGTCCATCACGTAGTACGCCCACGAAACGCGATGCGCGTGCAGCAAGTACGTGAGATCGGTCCACGGCGACGACGGGCGACCGGGCACCCAATATCGCCGCGGCATGATGTCGTGCGGCTTTTCGTCGTTATCGGTGAACCGGCGATCGGACACGCAGCTCATTGGGTCCGTTGCGCTCTTACACTTGGCGGCCCATTCCGACACCATGTAGACGTGCAGCGGCAAACTCCACGATCGTACCGGCGCGAACATGCGATCCTGCAGCACGAAGTCGCGCGCGTAGGCCCAATACGTCGGTAACTCGGCTTCGGTATGATAGCCCATCACCGTCTCTTCGTGTCCCTTGACCGCGCACGTCGGTATGTCGGTAGGGCAGCCGCCTGGGCCCTGGAGATTTTCCATCACTTGAATGAAGCCGTCCATTTTACCGCCGTCGATGACCACGTCGGCGGCGTGCGCGCTGTGCGGACCGCCGGTATTTTCGTCACCGGTCTCGTGATACGGACGAACGCACGGCCTCCCCGGCAGACTAGGCATGCACGCCACCGGAACGCCGCCGTTCATGGCGATGCCGTCGGCGCCCGGATACGTTCCGAAGTAACTGTCGAACGAGCGATTCTCTTGCATGATGATGACGACGTGCTGAATTTTATGAATATCGCCGGCACTCTCGCGCGGCGGTGCGGCCCCTGCGAGGAGCGGCAACGCCAACAGGGCTGCAGCTAGGCGGCTAAGCACGCGCATCAAAAGAGCCGCGGCTGCACGACGATGGCTTCTTCGAGCTCGAGCAGCGCGCGCTTGAGCGGCAAACCGCCGCCGAAGCCTACCAACTCGCCGTTGCTGCCGATGACGCGATGGCATGGAATCACGATCGGTATGGGATTCGCGCCGTTGGCTCGTCCTACTGCCCGTGCGCCGTTAACGAGGCCGAGTTCGTCGGCGATGGCGCCGTACGATAGGGTCCGTCCGTACGGAATATCGCACAGCCGTTTCCAGATCTGCAGCTCGAACGGCGTTCCGTGCGGCTCGAAGCGGAGATCGAACGTCCGGCGCTTGCGCGAAAAATACTCGTCGAGTTGTTTTCGCGCACGGTCGAGACCGGTTGCGGCCGCTCGCGTGGGGTTCGGGGTCGACTCTTTGCGCCTTGCACGGCCCGGCAGCCACGTTTCGACGAGAATGCCGTCGGCGTCGACCGTTACGTGCATCGGCCCAAACGCGGTTTCCAGCTCGCCCCGGTACAGTTCCACGCAGCTTTGACCGCGCGGGGCGAGCGCCGGGTTGCGTCACCGCAGTGAAACCAATCCCCGCGGCGAAACGCCGCCCGATGGTTCCGCTGCTCGTCGCCCTGGGCGATTCCATTACCTACGGGTGGGCGCTGCCGCATCCGTCGACGCAAAACTATGCCGCGCTCTATGCCCGCCGTACGGGCGATCGGCTCGTCAACCTCGCGGTGCCCGGATATACCTGCGCGCAGGTGCGCGTGCGGCTCTCGAAAATGCCCGCCGGTGCGGCGACGGTGATTCTCAACTGCGGCACCAACGATATCGGCGGATTCGGCGCAACCAAGGGCCATCTGCCGACCGGCCATCATCGCATCCCGCCCGCGACAACGAGCGAACTGTTCTCGGCGGAGAAAGATTATAAAGACATCGTCTCGACGATTCGGAGAAAAGAACCGCGCGCCCGAATCATCGTGCTGACCATTCGGCACTGGCAGCGCATGACCGGACCTGAAGACCCGCGCTTTGCCAAGGACGTCACTACTTGGAACGCCATGATTCGCAAGAGCGGCGTAAACGTCGTCGATATTGCTGCCGACCCGCGAATGTACCAAGGGGCCTACTTCAAACCCGACCTCATCCATCCGAACGTGGCCGGAAACGCCGCGATCGCAAACGACGTCCTCTTCGCTCAGCCAAAATGAAACTTCGCGTCATCCTTAGAGCGTTACCCGGTGTGTTAGCCGTCCTGTTGGCCGGCTGTGCGCGCGCTCACGTCGCGACGTCTCCAGTCGTTCGTCTGGCTCCCGCCTGCGCGCGGCAAGCCATTCATCTCACGATCGTCGGCGATAGCCTCGCACGCGGCTGGGGCGCGAGCGCTCCGAAAGATACGTTCGCCGCGCTCATCTATTCGGACGTCCGGCGACGGCATCCCAATGCGACGATGCGCAACCTCGGAAAGCCGGGTGCAACGACGGACGAGATCGCGGCCACCGAAGTTTCGCACCTTCACGCTGACGGGTGTTCTCTGGTCGTCGTCATCGCCGGTGCAAACGACGTGCAAAAGCTCTACACCCCGCATCATTTTTGGACGAGCTATACGAAGCTTCTTGCGAACGTGCGATCCCGCTTGCCCGATGCCGGAATCGTCGTTATCGGCCTTCCCGATGTTTCGTTGAGCCCACGAATTCCATGGGCTCTCAAGCCGCTCGAGTCGTGGTTATCGCGAAGTGGGAGCGCATCGATCGCCGCGTCGGCACGAACGTACGGCGCCGCTTTCGTACCGCTCTACTCGCTTTCCCACAAAGAATCATCCCGGGCGAAATCCTTGCTGAGCGGCGACGGCCTGCATCCGAACGATGCAGGCTACCGCATCATGGCCAGTGCGGCTTTACCGTCGGTCATGATGGTGGCGCAGTCGACCCGGTAACCTTCAACGAGTTCGGTCTGCGCGGCGGCAGACCGCGTTCGATTCGAATACCTCGAGAAAGATGCGATGCGCGTTGGCCTCATGAAAAGCTCGCCCTCGCTCCCATCCCTCTTTCTCGGGCCTTCGAGAGGCGTCCAATATGGTATACTGCCGGGGTGCGCGCTGGGGCGCATCCCGTCCGCGGAAAGGACCGAGTCCACCCTCGTTCTTACGTTGATTGAGAACGCACCTTGAAGCCTGATAATGCGGACGCCGGGCATTCGAAAGGACGTTCTCCGTGCCAGTGCGACAATTGCCGGCTCAGCCGAGCATAGAGCAACTCAAGACCCAGGCGAAAGATCTGTTGCGTGCGCAGCGCGCCGGTTCGCCTCAAGCCCTGCAACGCTTCAGAGAGTTTCATCCAAAGTTCCGTCGAGCAAACGATACGGAGATTGCGCAGGCTTGGCTGAAGCTCAGCGACGCGCAATATGCCGTTGCGCGAGAATATGGATTCGCCTCCTGGCCCCGGTTGAAGGTCCGCGTGAGCGATCCGGCGCCTGTCGATCTTAGCCTTCCGCAGCATCTTCGGATTAAGGACGCCCCGTTTCGTCGCGCAGTCGATCTTCTCGACACGGGCGATGTTGAAGGCTTGCGCGCATACTTGCGCGCGAATCCGGAAATCGTTCGGCGCCGCATCTCGTTCGAGGGCGGCAACTACTTCCAAAATCCGACGCTCCTCGAATTCGTCGCAGAGAATCCGACCCGCCACGGGCACCTTCCGAAAAACATCGCCGAGGTCGCACGCGTCATTTTGGAAGCCGGCGGCAAAGAAGACCGCGAAAGCGTCGATTCGGCGCTGGATCTCGTTGCTTCCAGCAACGTCGCGCGGGAAAGCGGCGTGAAATCGGCGCTCCTCGACGTCTTGTGCGATTATGGGGCCAACCCCGGTAACGCACACTATGTAGCGGCCCTCTTCGGCGAGTTCGACGCCGTTCGCAAGTTGGTGCAGCGCGGAACGAAGATCGATCTTCTCGTCGCTACCGAGCTCGGATTGATCGATGAGGCGGCGCGACAACTCCCCATCGCCGACACCGAAACGCGCCACAAGGCGCTCGCAATGGCGGCGCAGCACGGTTACGTCGACATCGCTCGCCTGCTACTGGACGCCGGTGAAGACCCGAACCGGTTCGCGCCCGTCGGCGGTCACTCGCATTCGACCCCGCTGCATCAGGCAGCTTTAGCCGGTCATGAACCTACGGTCCGCCTGCTGGTCGAACACGGCGCCGTGACGAGCGTTCGCGACATTTTGCACGACGCCACCCCGCTCGAATGGGCGCGATACGCCAAGCAATCGAAAGTCGCCGAGTATCTCGAGACGGTGACGCCCGATGAACACGCTGATTGACGCACCTGCTAGAACGGTTCGCGAGCGCCGACCGGCGAATGTGTCCTTATGCGTCTTCTTCTTGCAACTTTCGCCGCTCTAACGCTTGCCGTCTTGGCGACCGTCCCCGCCCCGAGTGCGCCCGAAAATCCCTTGATGCAGCCGAGCACGTTACCCTTCGGCGCGCTGCCGTTCGATCGCATCGGCGACGGCGACTATCAACCGGCGATCGAAGCCGGGATGCAGCAGCAGCTAAAAGAGATCGACGTCATCGCAAATAACGCCGCCCCGCCGACATTCGATAACACGCTGGTTGCGATGGAGAAGT
Above is a window of Candidatus Baltobacteraceae bacterium DNA encoding:
- a CDS encoding alkaline phosphatase family protein, with the protein product MLSRLAAALLALPLLAGAAPPRESAGDIHKIQHVVIIMQENRSFDSYFGTYPGADGIAMNGGVPVACMPSLPGRPCVRPYHETGDENTGGPHSAHAADVVIDGGKMDGFIQVMENLQGPGGCPTDIPTCAVKGHEETVMGYHTEAELPTYWAYARDFVLQDRMFAPVRSWSLPLHVYMVSEWAAKCKSATDPMSCVSDRRFTDNDEKPHDIMPRRYWVPGRPSSPWTDLTYLLHAHRVSWAYYVMDGFEPDCDGDQASCKLKPQTARTPSIWNPLPAFVDVKEDGELGNIKDTSLFFRDLANGNLPSVVWLAPSNRYSEHPPGLLSAGQAYVAGIVNAIARSKYWDSTAIFLSWDDWGGFYDHVVPPDVNTFGYGLRVPALVISAYARKGFVDHQTLSHDAYVKFIEDDFLDGERIDPKTDGRPDARPTVPENAPQLGDLRADFDFTRPPRPLPVMPNGFEGPYKPGYTGPP
- a CDS encoding SGNH/GDSL hydrolase family protein, with product MKPIPAAKRRPMVPLLVALGDSITYGWALPHPSTQNYAALYARRTGDRLVNLAVPGYTCAQVRVRLSKMPAGAATVILNCGTNDIGGFGATKGHLPTGHHRIPPATTSELFSAEKDYKDIVSTIRRKEPRARIIVLTIRHWQRMTGPEDPRFAKDVTTWNAMIRKSGVNVVDIAADPRMYQGAYFKPDLIHPNVAGNAAIANDVLFAQPK
- a CDS encoding methylated-DNA--[protein]-cysteine S-methyltransferase, with product MELYRGELETAFGPMHVTVDADGILVETWLPGRARRKESTPNPTRAAATGLDRARKQLDEYFSRKRRTFDLRFEPHGTPFELQIWKRLCDIPYGRTLSYGAIADELGLVNGARAVGRANGANPIPIVIPCHRVIGSNGELVGFGGGLPLKRALLELEEAIVVQPRLF
- a CDS encoding ankyrin repeat domain-containing protein; the encoded protein is MSDPAPVDLSLPQHLRIKDAPFRRAVDLLDTGDVEGLRAYLRANPEIVRRRISFEGGNYFQNPTLLEFVAENPTRHGHLPKNIAEVARVILEAGGKEDRESVDSALDLVASSNVARESGVKSALLDVLCDYGANPGNAHYVAALFGEFDAVRKLVQRGTKIDLLVATELGLIDEAARQLPIADTETRHKALAMAAQHGYVDIARLLLDAGEDPNRFAPVGGHSHSTPLHQAALAGHEPTVRLLVEHGAVTSVRDILHDATPLEWARYAKQSKVAEYLETVTPDEHAD
- a CDS encoding diguanylate cyclase, with translation MGRVFTAFVLFVFLGCGAVRAESPWATIADPVFTRIEAQGLPQPAVYAVAQDEAGFLWVGTPGGLARYDGYAFVPFTPGAGYAAAPAGVEALLADGPRLWIGTASNGLTSLDETSGTFTNWAPDGKGVRGPRSSAVIALARVGSRLWIGGDAGLDSFDPQSGVFACEPLGSGGEGDRRVEAIRTDRNGAIWVATVRGLFYRPAGARTFRRFVTNAGERNNPGTFFSLYEDVRGRMWAGAVNAVYAIAADRRSVTTYASNGDASLAPGEQWTLIEATPGKIWAGTGGAISIIDAAASRVHRVTVDRANPSGYMPGDVWQFVRDRSGLIWIANGPGGLLAHNPLNRGIYELSSSDILGVGNLGVRAVAAGRDGALWAGGSHDVVRFDPRSGAGGALSVPDRPSISALAQSNGTLLIGTIAGVCRLQAAQAAIECPSGEYQQVRRSFSLLQDGDRLWAGSSSGVTEWDQRSGKVTRFRRGSGPRSISNDFVTVLYEDIDGRIWAGTANGLNRIDPETGLVTRFVHDDGNLGSLGAGTMSSLAEDQSRRIWAGAIGGPLNVLTEWSDGSMTVRHMDQSDGVPGNVDGLTVDANGTVWASAPGSMVRIDPQRMRGLPLGPPVSIAESEFWSRSVARANDGTSFFAGMYAVTIVTPNASATWHYAPPVAITALRTGDRTVPVWSQTTDVRLEPGARDLTVEFAALDYSAPQLLHYSYLLKGYNSDWIDANSSHRVATYTNLAPGEYTLLVRATNRSGEWSPNVVALHVRAMPAWFETWWFKLFAAALFIAAIVAFVRGRTAILRSRAERFEAIVERRTFELAQANTALERMTITDTLTGLFNRRFLVQRIDEDVALALRQKTDLVFFIVDVDHFKAVNDELGHAAGDRVLAQMRDRLESVFRSSDYVVRWGGEEFLAVTRATSRNDAPEIAERLREAIARTPFSIGGGQWLLKTVSIGFAAFPFVETEPVALSWEQVVALADRALYMAKDAGRNAWFGLSSGEKTDPGQVASVLTHSPEAVAETCGLIAVTSTRVPSV
- a CDS encoding SGNH/GDSL hydrolase family protein, producing MLAVLLAGCARAHVATSPVVRLAPACARQAIHLTIVGDSLARGWGASAPKDTFAALIYSDVRRRHPNATMRNLGKPGATTDEIAATEVSHLHADGCSLVVVIAGANDVQKLYTPHHFWTSYTKLLANVRSRLPDAGIVVIGLPDVSLSPRIPWALKPLESWLSRSGSASIAASARTYGAAFVPLYSLSHKESSRAKSLLSGDGLHPNDAGYRIMASAALPSVMMVAQSTR